One Fuerstiella marisgermanici DNA window includes the following coding sequences:
- a CDS encoding TolC family protein — MSNQFTAAFRAQSKQRACVSAILVGSMLILPGCKIPALRRALPAQALPQHYSLNNGAVLWSHETGSHIDDLDNGRPADATDSNRTTAPENETGAEGDAAESGDKTARLKSFFSPIKLASLVKSDSNDTDNPHEKATAPGAVASVGKDDNPTSTAVAAASTDDTADTPIPILPPIEMEAGVTSVESSAQLPLNQFFDDPFLIGLINQALAGNQELKILAEEINISNNEVFARSGEYRPFVTLGAGAGIEKSSRFSRDGAVEDLLQAAPGRGFPEPLPDFLVGANVSWELDIWNKLRNAQSAACMRYLGSREGRNYIVTRMVAEVAESYYELLAFDNRLMTLEKTIEIQEHSLEIAKAKKAAGRGTELAVQRFQAEVRKNQSDRLIIQQEIVEAENRINFLLGRYPQPVERASVEYIDLNLNALSAGLPSQLLQNRADIRQAERNVAAAGLDVQVARARFYPSLGLRAGVGLNAFNMKYLLSTPESLIYNATLDLVGPLINKRAIKADYCSANAAQLQAIYDYQQTVLTAHIEVVNHMTKVENYRQSIEIKKQQLAALEASVDTASKLFQNARAEYVEVLLAQREMMEARMLLIETKQQQLAAVVNAYQALGGGGF, encoded by the coding sequence ATGAGCAACCAATTCACAGCCGCATTTCGTGCGCAGTCAAAGCAACGAGCCTGCGTTTCCGCAATCCTTGTGGGTTCTATGCTGATATTGCCGGGTTGCAAGATTCCGGCTTTGCGTCGAGCTTTGCCAGCGCAAGCACTGCCACAGCACTACAGTCTCAACAACGGCGCGGTCCTCTGGAGTCACGAGACCGGAAGCCACATTGACGACCTCGACAATGGCCGTCCCGCCGACGCAACAGATTCAAATCGAACAACCGCACCAGAAAATGAAACAGGTGCTGAAGGCGACGCCGCCGAATCAGGTGATAAGACGGCTCGACTGAAAAGCTTTTTCAGCCCCATCAAACTGGCCAGCCTGGTGAAGTCGGACAGCAACGACACCGACAATCCTCATGAAAAAGCCACAGCCCCCGGTGCTGTCGCAAGCGTCGGCAAGGATGACAACCCAACGTCGACAGCGGTCGCTGCGGCATCCACCGACGACACGGCCGATACGCCGATTCCTATCCTGCCGCCGATTGAGATGGAAGCAGGCGTCACCAGCGTGGAAAGTTCGGCCCAACTTCCGCTCAATCAATTCTTCGACGACCCCTTTCTGATCGGCTTGATCAATCAGGCATTGGCGGGCAATCAGGAACTAAAAATTCTGGCCGAAGAGATCAATATCTCGAACAACGAAGTCTTTGCTCGCAGCGGAGAATACCGTCCCTTCGTCACGCTTGGCGCGGGTGCGGGGATCGAAAAGTCCAGCCGCTTCTCGCGCGATGGAGCCGTCGAAGATCTGTTGCAGGCCGCTCCCGGTCGCGGCTTTCCAGAACCGCTGCCCGACTTTCTGGTTGGTGCAAACGTGTCATGGGAACTGGACATCTGGAACAAATTGCGGAACGCTCAAAGTGCGGCCTGCATGCGTTATCTCGGTAGCCGGGAAGGACGTAACTACATCGTGACCCGCATGGTCGCTGAAGTCGCCGAAAGCTACTACGAACTTCTGGCGTTTGATAACCGACTGATGACTCTGGAAAAAACGATCGAGATCCAGGAGCACAGTCTTGAAATCGCCAAAGCCAAAAAGGCGGCCGGCCGCGGTACCGAACTGGCCGTTCAGCGATTTCAGGCTGAGGTCCGCAAGAACCAAAGTGACCGGCTGATTATTCAGCAGGAAATCGTCGAAGCCGAAAACCGAATCAACTTCCTGCTCGGTCGCTACCCGCAGCCGGTCGAACGAGCGTCTGTGGAATACATCGATCTGAACCTGAACGCATTAAGTGCAGGTCTGCCATCGCAACTGCTTCAGAACCGAGCCGACATTCGCCAGGCCGAACGAAACGTGGCAGCGGCTGGACTGGACGTTCAGGTTGCTCGAGCGCGTTTCTATCCTTCGCTGGGCCTACGTGCCGGAGTCGGCCTGAACGCTTTCAACATGAAGTATCTGCTTTCGACACCGGAATCGCTGATCTACAACGCCACACTCGATCTGGTTGGCCCGCTCATCAATAAGCGAGCCATCAAGGCGGACTATTGCAGCGCCAATGCAGCTCAGTTGCAGGCGATCTACGACTACCAGCAAACCGTCCTGACGGCTCATATCGAAGTCGTCAACCACATGACCAAGGTGGAAAACTACCGCCAAAGCATCGAGATAAAAAAACAGCAACTGGCCGCGCTTGAAGCATCCGTGGATACCGCCAGCAAACTGTTCCAGAATGCTCGGGCAGAATACGTAGAAGTCCTTCTGGCTCAGCGAGAAATGATGGAAGCTCGAATGCTGCTGATCGAAACCAAGCAGCAGCAACTTGCAGCCGTCGTCAACGCCTATCAGGCTCTTGGCGGTGGAGGTTTCTAA
- a CDS encoding AAA family ATPase — translation MTAHHSVADELAERNIRKWIHAKHVQDRVADPTGHETIGPYVTVAREIGSGGGQIARMAGDRLGWDVLDGEIVDYLAERYGTPRNLVEIADERHIGWIEEMLTGWMGGKQWTSARYVHRLHHLLMLAAQHGNVIVVGRGARFILPPEHGLSVRVVAPAEFRARRIAKERGIDHKAAQAAIAAADREQAAYIKEHFHHAVDDSHMYDLVINVEKLSLEEAADLIVDAVRSHGHKMPTAASMSAAAL, via the coding sequence ATGACGGCACATCATTCTGTTGCAGACGAGCTGGCTGAACGAAACATCCGAAAGTGGATCCACGCGAAACACGTTCAAGACCGAGTTGCAGATCCGACCGGTCACGAAACGATTGGCCCGTATGTCACTGTCGCCCGCGAAATTGGTTCCGGAGGCGGCCAGATTGCTCGGATGGCAGGCGACAGACTCGGTTGGGACGTGCTGGATGGGGAAATTGTTGACTACCTTGCGGAGCGGTACGGAACGCCGCGTAACCTGGTGGAAATCGCGGACGAGCGGCATATCGGCTGGATCGAAGAAATGCTGACCGGCTGGATGGGAGGAAAACAGTGGACGTCAGCACGATACGTCCATCGGCTGCACCATCTCCTGATGCTGGCCGCTCAGCACGGCAACGTGATTGTGGTCGGTCGGGGAGCACGCTTTATTCTGCCTCCGGAACACGGCTTGAGCGTCCGCGTTGTGGCTCCCGCCGAATTTCGAGCACGGCGCATTGCGAAGGAACGTGGCATCGACCACAAGGCGGCTCAAGCAGCCATCGCGGCCGCCGACCGCGAACAGGCAGCGTACATCAAAGAACATTTCCACCACGCGGTTGATGATTCGCACATGTACGACCTGGTCATTAATGTGGAAAAGCTGAGTCTGGAAGAAGCAGCGGATTTGATTGTGGATGCCGTTCGGTCGCATGGTCATAAGATGCCAACTGCCGCATCGATGTCGGCGGCAGCTTTATAG